One genomic region from Nocardia vinacea encodes:
- the rpsQ gene encoding 30S ribosomal protein S17 has product MSEEKVTPEVKRGTRKVRIGYVVSDKMNKTIVVELEDRTRHKLYGKIIRSTTKVKAHDENEIAGVGDRVQLMETRPLSATKHWRLVEVLEKAK; this is encoded by the coding sequence ATGAGTGAAGAGAAAGTGACCCCCGAGGTCAAGCGCGGCACCCGCAAGGTCCGCATCGGCTACGTGGTCTCGGACAAGATGAACAAGACCATCGTCGTCGAGCTGGAAGATCGCACGCGGCACAAGCTCTACGGCAAGATCATTCGCTCCACCACCAAGGTGAAGGCGCATGACGAGAACGAGATCGCCGGTGTCGGCGACCGCGTCCAGCTGATGGAGACCCGCCCGCTGTCCGCCACTAAGCACTGGCGGTTGGTCGAGGTCCTGGAGAAGGCCAAGTAA
- a CDS encoding EXLDI protein, translated as MTADSNAPADTASDVATINIDKNASDMRDVLLEVGPGGLRRQRFVGRKLGETREFTKSGIEVIRVYLSRKGKYVVHRRRADWMDFALTNWTKDLKNWREIFDADDQTWGDYTVDIVDSVEELAGRIPARSYRELVGTAMTPKIDELDI; from the coding sequence ATGACAGCGGATTCGAACGCACCGGCCGACACCGCTTCGGACGTAGCCACGATCAATATCGATAAGAACGCATCGGATATGCGAGATGTGCTGCTCGAGGTCGGTCCCGGCGGCCTGCGCAGGCAGCGCTTCGTCGGGCGAAAGCTCGGTGAGACAAGGGAATTCACCAAGTCGGGAATCGAAGTGATCCGGGTCTACCTGAGCCGCAAGGGCAAATACGTAGTGCATCGGCGGCGGGCCGACTGGATGGACTTCGCACTGACGAACTGGACCAAGGATCTGAAGAACTGGCGCGAGATCTTCGATGCCGACGACCAGACCTGGGGTGACTACACGGTGGACATCGTCGACTCGGTCGAGGAACTCGCCGGGCGGATTCCGGCACGCAGCTACCGCGAACTCGTCGGCACCGCGATGACTCCGAAGATCGACGAACTCGACATCTGA
- the rpsJ gene encoding 30S ribosomal protein S10 yields MAGQKIRIRLKAYDHEAIDASARKIVETVTRTGARVVGPVPLPTEKNVYCVIRSPHKYKDSREHFEMRTHKRLIDILDPTPKTVDALMRIDLPASVDVNIQ; encoded by the coding sequence GTGGCGGGACAGAAGATCCGCATCAGGCTCAAGGCCTATGACCATGAAGCGATCGACGCGTCCGCGCGCAAGATCGTGGAGACGGTGACCCGCACCGGGGCCCGTGTGGTCGGGCCGGTGCCGTTGCCGACCGAAAAGAACGTGTACTGCGTCATCCGTTCGCCGCACAAGTACAAGGACTCGCGCGAGCACTTCGAGATGCGGACGCACAAGCGGCTGATCGACATCCTCGACCCGACGCCGAAGACGGTTGATGCCCTCATGCGCATCGACCTGCCGGCCAGCGTCGACGTCAACATTCAGTGA
- the rplW gene encoding 50S ribosomal protein L23, whose protein sequence is MTTIADPRDILLAPVISEKSYGLIEEGTYTFIVHPDSNKTQIKIAVEKVFGVKVTSVNTANRQGKRKRTRFGYGKRKDTKRALVTISADSKPIEIFGGPVA, encoded by the coding sequence GTGACCACGATCGCCGACCCCCGCGACATTCTGCTGGCGCCGGTCATCTCGGAGAAGTCCTACGGACTGATCGAGGAAGGTACCTACACCTTCATCGTGCACCCGGATTCCAACAAGACGCAGATCAAGATCGCCGTCGAGAAGGTCTTCGGTGTGAAGGTGACCAGCGTCAACACCGCCAACCGTCAGGGCAAGCGCAAGCGGACCCGCTTCGGTTACGGCAAGCGCAAGGACACCAAGCGCGCGCTCGTGACCATCTCGGCCGACAGCAAGCCCATCGAGATCTTCGGAGGCCCGGTCGCGTAA
- the rplC gene encoding 50S ribosomal protein L3, with protein MTDNKNRPAAGILGTKLGMTQVFDDKNRVVPVTVIKAGPNVVTQIRTVERDGYSAVQVAFGAIDPRKVNKPVSGQFAKAGVTPRRHVAEIRVADASTFEVGQELTAEVFEEGAYVDVTGTSKGKGFAGTMKRHGFAGQGASHGAQAVHRRPGSIGGCATPGRVFKGMRMSGRMGNDRVTTQNLSVHKVDAENGLLLIKGAIPGRRGSVVTVKSAVKGGAHA; from the coding sequence ATGACTGACAACAAGAACAGGCCGGCGGCCGGCATCCTGGGCACCAAGCTCGGCATGACCCAGGTGTTCGACGACAAGAACCGCGTCGTCCCCGTGACCGTCATCAAGGCCGGACCGAACGTCGTTACCCAGATCCGCACCGTGGAGCGCGACGGCTACAGCGCCGTCCAGGTCGCTTTCGGCGCCATCGACCCGCGCAAGGTGAACAAGCCGGTTTCCGGCCAGTTCGCCAAGGCCGGTGTCACCCCGCGCCGCCACGTCGCCGAGATCCGCGTCGCGGACGCCTCCACCTTCGAGGTCGGCCAGGAGCTGACCGCCGAAGTGTTCGAAGAGGGCGCCTACGTCGATGTCACCGGCACCAGCAAGGGCAAGGGCTTTGCCGGCACCATGAAGCGTCACGGCTTCGCCGGTCAGGGCGCCTCGCACGGTGCGCAGGCCGTGCACCGCCGTCCCGGCTCCATCGGTGGCTGCGCCACTCCCGGCCGCGTGTTCAAGGGCATGCGCATGTCGGGCCGCATGGGCAACGACCGCGTCACCACGCAGAACCTCTCGGTTCACAAGGTTGACGCCGAGAACGGCCTGCTGCTCATCAAGGGAGCGATCCCCGGTCGCAGGGGCAGCGTCGTGACCGTCAAGAGCGCAGTGAAGGGTGGTGCGCACGCATGA
- the rpsC gene encoding 30S ribosomal protein S3 codes for MGQKINPHGFRLGITTDWKSRWYADKQYADYVKEDVAIRKLLATGMERAGISKVEIERTRDRVRVDIHTARPGIVIGRRGAEADRIRAELEKLTKKQVQLNILEVKNPESDAQLVAQGVAEQLSNRVAFRRAMRKAIQSAMRSPNVKGIRVQCSGRLGGAEMSRSEFYREGRVPLHTLRADIDYGLYEAKTTFGRIGVKVWIYKGDIVGGKREVTAAAAPAAGDRRERRERPSRPRRSGSAGTTATSTEAGRAGAATAVADAPAETQEG; via the coding sequence ATGGGACAGAAAATCAACCCCCATGGCTTCCGCCTCGGTATCACCACCGACTGGAAGTCGCGTTGGTACGCGGACAAGCAGTACGCGGACTACGTGAAGGAAGACGTCGCCATCCGCAAGCTCCTCGCCACCGGCATGGAGCGGGCTGGCATCTCCAAGGTGGAGATCGAGCGCACCCGTGACCGGGTTCGCGTCGACATCCACACCGCGCGTCCGGGCATCGTCATCGGTCGCCGCGGCGCCGAGGCCGATCGCATTCGCGCCGAACTGGAGAAGCTCACCAAGAAGCAGGTGCAGCTGAACATCCTCGAGGTCAAGAACCCCGAGTCGGATGCGCAGCTCGTTGCCCAGGGTGTCGCCGAGCAGCTGTCCAACCGTGTGGCGTTCCGTCGCGCGATGCGCAAGGCCATCCAGTCGGCCATGCGTTCGCCGAACGTCAAGGGCATCCGGGTGCAGTGCTCGGGCCGCCTCGGTGGCGCCGAAATGTCGCGCTCGGAGTTCTACCGCGAGGGTCGCGTCCCGCTGCACACGCTGCGCGCGGACATCGACTACGGCCTCTACGAGGCCAAGACCACCTTCGGTCGCATCGGCGTGAAGGTCTGGATCTACAAGGGCGACATCGTCGGTGGCAAGCGTGAGGTCACGGCTGCGGCCGCGCCCGCCGCTGGTGACCGCCGCGAGCGTCGGGAGCGGCCGAGCCGCCCGCGTCGGTCCGGTTCCGCAGGCACCACCGCGACCAGCACCGAGGCCGGGCGTGCAGGCGCTGCTACCGCGGTTGCCGACGCCCCGGCAGAAACACAGGAGGGCTGA
- the rplV gene encoding 50S ribosomal protein L22: MSEAKSKSAQGSTEIQNPTAHATAKHVRVTPMKARRVVDLVRGKRVEDALAILKFAPQAASEPVAKVVASAAANAENNLGLNPSTLVISTAYVDEGATMKRFQPRAQGRAFRIRKRTSHITIEVESVPTAGGSTRNRRKGGAK, translated from the coding sequence ATGAGCGAAGCGAAGAGCAAATCAGCGCAGGGCAGCACTGAGATTCAGAATCCGACTGCCCACGCGACGGCGAAGCATGTTCGCGTCACCCCGATGAAGGCTCGCCGTGTCGTGGACCTGGTCCGCGGCAAGCGGGTCGAGGACGCCCTGGCGATCCTGAAGTTCGCGCCGCAGGCCGCGAGCGAGCCGGTCGCCAAGGTCGTGGCCAGCGCCGCGGCGAACGCCGAGAACAACCTCGGCCTGAACCCGTCGACCCTGGTGATCTCGACTGCCTACGTCGACGAGGGCGCGACCATGAAGCGTTTCCAGCCGCGGGCCCAGGGCCGCGCGTTCCGGATCCGCAAGCGCACCAGCCACATCACCATCGAGGTCGAGAGCGTGCCCACCGCCGGTGGATCCACTCGTAACCGCCGGAAGGGAGGGGCAAAGTAA
- a CDS encoding NUDIX hydrolase encodes MTDADNRFARARLAAGALFVLGDEVLLVHKTYGSGWDIPGGYVEPGESPGAACRREVREELGIDRAPKCLLVHDWAPSEGEGDKILYVFDCGDIGSDERAISLQETELDRWAWVALSKLDDYLIPRLARRLRQAHIARSMSRTVYLEHGDPAPM; translated from the coding sequence ATGACCGATGCGGACAATCGGTTTGCGCGCGCACGCCTGGCGGCGGGAGCGCTCTTCGTGCTCGGCGATGAGGTGCTGTTGGTGCACAAGACTTACGGCAGCGGTTGGGATATTCCCGGCGGGTATGTCGAGCCCGGGGAGTCGCCAGGTGCGGCCTGCCGTCGCGAGGTTCGCGAAGAGCTCGGAATCGACCGTGCGCCAAAGTGTTTGCTGGTTCACGATTGGGCGCCGAGCGAGGGTGAAGGCGACAAGATTCTCTATGTTTTCGATTGTGGCGATATCGGATCCGATGAGCGGGCCATCAGCCTCCAGGAGACCGAACTCGACCGCTGGGCGTGGGTCGCGTTGTCGAAGCTCGATGACTACCTGATCCCGCGGCTCGCCCGCCGACTGCGCCAAGCCCATATCGCGCGTTCCATGAGCCGTACCGTCTACCTCGAACATGGTGATCCTGCGCCGATGTGA
- a CDS encoding MFS transporter, producing MGLIGGVRVGGHGTLGRVRAYREVLADSAVRNVLLLGVMVRIPFFAGAVLLALHVVQTLHGSYGQAGALSSVVTLCVAASGPWRGRMLDRFGLRRTILPSIVVGAVCWSIAPFVGYGALLVLAAVAGLFDIPIFTVVRQAVIATTTEQSRQPALALESVSVEMAFMVGPVLGVAAATAWSTTLTLFGMQMALVLAGVFVWVRNPPLRCDDRGGDDKAADATVPRREWFRVEFVALCIGACVAIAVLAGSELTFVSAIREFGAQRWLGVVMAVWGFGSLVGGLVYGALHRSISTYVLLAGLGAVTIPMCFAVGPLSLGVTGFIAGALCAPTLIASVDQLSRIVPEGGRGEAIGWHGAAMTLGNGIGSSLCGVAIDAGGFPAGFAAAALLGLGLGIGLSLLVKVVRRVDREGQPAGAL from the coding sequence ATGGGATTAATCGGTGGCGTCCGGGTGGGCGGGCATGGGACGCTCGGTCGAGTGCGGGCCTACAGGGAGGTGCTGGCTGACTCGGCGGTGCGGAATGTGCTGCTGCTGGGTGTGATGGTTCGCATTCCGTTCTTCGCCGGGGCGGTATTGCTCGCATTGCATGTGGTGCAGACATTGCACGGGTCGTATGGTCAGGCCGGGGCGCTGAGTTCGGTTGTCACGCTGTGTGTTGCGGCGAGTGGGCCGTGGCGCGGGCGGATGCTGGATCGCTTCGGGCTGCGACGGACGATTCTGCCGTCGATCGTGGTCGGGGCGGTGTGCTGGTCGATCGCGCCGTTCGTCGGGTATGGGGCGCTGTTGGTGCTGGCGGCGGTCGCCGGGCTTTTCGATATCCCGATCTTCACAGTGGTTCGGCAGGCCGTGATCGCCACGACCACCGAGCAGAGCCGCCAACCGGCGCTGGCATTGGAATCGGTGTCGGTAGAGATGGCGTTCATGGTCGGGCCGGTGCTCGGCGTCGCGGCCGCGACGGCTTGGTCGACGACGCTCACCCTGTTCGGGATGCAGATGGCGCTGGTGTTGGCGGGAGTCTTTGTGTGGGTCCGCAATCCGCCGCTGCGCTGCGATGACAGGGGCGGGGATGACAAGGCAGCGGACGCGACGGTGCCGCGGCGCGAATGGTTTCGGGTCGAGTTCGTCGCGCTGTGCATCGGCGCGTGTGTGGCGATCGCGGTGCTCGCGGGTTCGGAATTGACATTCGTATCCGCGATTCGCGAGTTCGGCGCGCAGCGGTGGCTCGGCGTGGTCATGGCGGTCTGGGGTTTCGGTTCGCTGGTCGGCGGGCTCGTCTACGGTGCGTTGCACCGCTCCATTTCGACGTATGTGCTGCTCGCCGGGCTCGGCGCCGTCACCATTCCGATGTGCTTCGCCGTCGGTCCGCTATCGCTGGGCGTGACCGGGTTCATCGCCGGAGCGCTTTGTGCGCCAACACTTATCGCATCCGTCGACCAGTTGAGTCGAATTGTTCCGGAGGGCGGGCGCGGCGAGGCGATCGGCTGGCATGGTGCCGCGATGACGCTCGGCAACGGCATCGGCAGTTCCCTCTGCGGCGTCGCGATCGACGCGGGCGGATTCCCGGCGGGTTTCGCGGCGGCCGCATTGCTCGGGCTCGGGCTCGGAATCGGGCTGTCGCTGCTGGTCAAGGTGGTGCGTCGGGTCGACCGGGAGGGGCAGCCTGCCGGGGCGCTCTGA
- the rplP gene encoding 50S ribosomal protein L16, whose protein sequence is MLMPRKVKHRKQHHPSRSGMAKGGTSVAFGEFGIQALEPAYVTNRQIESARIAMTRHIKRGGKIWINIYPDRPLTKKPAETRMGSGKGSPEWWIANVKPGRVMFEMSYPNEEIAREALRRAMHKLPMKCRIVTREEQF, encoded by the coding sequence ATGTTGATGCCACGGAAGGTCAAGCACCGGAAGCAGCATCACCCGAGCCGCAGCGGCATGGCCAAGGGCGGCACGTCCGTCGCGTTCGGTGAATTCGGCATCCAGGCTCTCGAGCCCGCCTACGTCACCAACCGGCAGATCGAGTCCGCGCGTATCGCGATGACCCGCCACATCAAGCGTGGCGGCAAGATCTGGATCAACATCTACCCGGATCGCCCGCTCACCAAGAAGCCGGCCGAAACCCGCATGGGTTCCGGTAAGGGCTCGCCGGAGTGGTGGATCGCGAACGTCAAGCCCGGACGCGTGATGTTCGAAATGAGTTACCCCAACGAGGAGATCGCTCGTGAGGCCCTGCGCCGCGCGATGCACAAGCTCCCCATGAAGTGCAGGATCGTGACCAGGGAGGAGCAGTTCTGA
- the rplD gene encoding 50S ribosomal protein L4, with translation MTSLEKKANLTLPVKEFGGKTNGTVDLPGEIFDATANISLMHQVVIAQLAAARQGTHSTKTRGEVRGGGKKPYRQKGTGRARQGSTRAPQFTGGGTVHGPQPRDYSQRTPKKMIRAALRGALSDRARNERIHVITELVSGQTPSTKTAKSFLSELSDRKKFLLVLGREDIAGWKSVQNLEFVHPIAPDQLNTYDVLESDEVVFSVEALNAFVHGPAESAQEESK, from the coding sequence ATGACCAGCCTCGAGAAGAAGGCAAACCTGACCCTCCCGGTCAAGGAATTCGGCGGCAAGACCAACGGCACCGTCGATCTCCCCGGGGAGATCTTCGATGCCACCGCGAACATCTCGCTGATGCACCAGGTGGTCATCGCGCAGCTGGCCGCGGCTCGCCAGGGCACGCATTCCACCAAGACTCGCGGTGAAGTCCGCGGTGGTGGCAAGAAGCCGTACCGCCAGAAGGGCACCGGTCGCGCCCGTCAGGGTTCGACCCGCGCGCCGCAGTTCACCGGTGGTGGCACCGTGCACGGTCCGCAGCCGCGTGACTACAGCCAGCGCACCCCCAAGAAGATGATCCGCGCCGCGCTGCGTGGCGCCCTCTCGGATCGTGCGCGCAACGAGCGCATCCACGTGATCACCGAACTGGTCTCGGGTCAGACCCCGTCGACCAAGACCGCGAAGTCGTTCCTGTCCGAGCTGTCGGACCGGAAGAAGTTCCTGCTCGTCCTCGGACGTGAGGACATCGCGGGCTGGAAGAGCGTGCAGAACCTGGAGTTCGTGCACCCGATCGCGCCGGATCAGCTCAACACCTACGACGTGCTGGAAAGCGACGAAGTGGTGTTCAGCGTCGAGGCCTTGAACGCCTTCGTGCACGGCCCCGCCGAATCCGCACAGGAGGAGAGCAAGTGA
- a CDS encoding helix-turn-helix transcriptional regulator — MTQNLTIGERVSWYRRRRGMSQDVLAGLVGRTDDWMSKVENNRIPLDRLSVIRLLADALDVSLGDLIGDPSLLEWTADSGSSTIPALRAALMDYSHLMPAPVPPARDPDSFQLPALERELCGVFDAYQGARFGFVAGRLPGLLSAALAVAQRAGDESGYRLLALCYQVAASVLTKLGETDLAWNAAERGLAAAQRTDDLAIVGSLMRSVAFTVMSTGRVQPAVDLVEAGADYLQPYLHEGRDDMLSVYGTLLLVGSMAAARSNRRDTVQEFLAEADVAARKLGGDRNCLWTAFGPTNVAIHRVNTAMELGDVQIALRLGPGLDTSALPVERRIRHQLELARAFNLAGRQQDSVSALLDAEQAAPEQVRHHYLSRQLVLTWMRNAHGSPSFVLQALAQRMHVVR; from the coding sequence ATGACCCAGAACCTCACCATCGGTGAGCGGGTGTCTTGGTACCGGCGGCGTCGCGGTATGTCCCAAGACGTGCTAGCCGGTCTTGTCGGGCGGACAGACGATTGGATGAGCAAGGTCGAGAACAATCGGATTCCGCTGGACCGCTTGTCGGTGATCCGCCTACTCGCAGACGCACTGGACGTTTCGCTGGGAGACCTGATCGGTGATCCGAGTCTGTTGGAATGGACCGCCGACAGCGGGAGTTCGACCATCCCCGCACTCCGGGCCGCGTTGATGGACTACAGCCATTTGATGCCTGCGCCGGTGCCGCCCGCTCGTGATCCGGACTCGTTTCAACTCCCCGCACTCGAACGGGAGCTGTGTGGTGTTTTCGATGCCTATCAGGGGGCCAGGTTCGGATTTGTGGCGGGTCGATTGCCCGGCCTGTTATCTGCCGCGCTGGCGGTCGCCCAGCGAGCGGGGGACGAATCCGGATACCGGCTGTTGGCGCTGTGCTATCAGGTGGCGGCCTCGGTGTTGACCAAGCTCGGCGAAACCGATTTGGCTTGGAACGCCGCAGAACGAGGTCTCGCGGCGGCTCAGCGAACCGATGATCTCGCGATTGTCGGTTCCCTGATGCGATCGGTCGCCTTCACGGTGATGTCAACGGGCCGTGTGCAACCCGCTGTCGATCTGGTCGAAGCCGGAGCGGACTACTTGCAGCCGTACCTGCATGAGGGTCGGGACGACATGTTGTCGGTGTACGGAACGCTGCTGCTCGTTGGCTCGATGGCAGCCGCGCGGAGCAATCGTCGTGACACCGTGCAGGAGTTTCTGGCCGAGGCGGATGTGGCTGCGCGGAAGCTGGGTGGTGATCGGAACTGCCTGTGGACAGCGTTCGGGCCCACCAATGTCGCGATCCATCGAGTCAACACCGCGATGGAACTCGGCGATGTGCAGATCGCGCTTCGGTTGGGTCCCGGGCTGGATACCTCCGCCCTCCCGGTGGAGCGCCGGATTCGGCACCAACTCGAGCTTGCTCGCGCGTTCAATCTGGCCGGCCGCCAGCAGGATTCGGTGTCGGCTCTGCTCGACGCCGAGCAGGCGGCTCCGGAACAGGTTCGCCATCATTACCTCAGCCGACAACTCGTACTCACCTGGATGCGCAACGCGCACGGCAGTCCTTCGTTCGTCTTGCAAGCCTTGGCCCAACGAATGCACGTCGTGAGGTGA
- the rplB gene encoding 50S ribosomal protein L2 encodes MAIRKYKPTTPGRRGSSVSDFAEITRSTPEKSLIRPLHSKGGRNAHGRITTRHRGGGHKRAYRLIDFRRLDKDGIPAKVAHIEYDPNRTANIALLHYVDGEKRYIIAPKGVVQGTPIESGPTADIKPGNNLPLRNIPTGTTIHNVELRPGGGAKLARAAGMSVQLLGKEGPYATLRMPSGEIRRVDVRCRATVGEVGNAEQSNINWGKAGRMRWKGRRPTVRGVVMNPVDHPHGGGEGKTSGGRHPVSPWGQPEGRTRKPNRPSDKLIVRRRKTGKKR; translated from the coding sequence ATGGCAATCCGTAAGTACAAGCCAACTACGCCGGGCCGTCGTGGCTCCAGCGTCTCGGACTTCGCTGAGATCACTCGGTCGACCCCCGAGAAGTCGCTGATCCGCCCGCTGCACAGCAAGGGTGGCCGCAACGCCCACGGTCGCATCACCACCCGTCATCGCGGTGGCGGCCACAAGCGTGCCTACCGTCTGATCGACTTCCGTCGCCTGGACAAGGACGGCATCCCGGCCAAGGTCGCGCACATCGAGTACGACCCGAACCGCACCGCCAACATCGCGCTGCTGCATTACGTGGACGGCGAGAAGCGCTACATCATCGCCCCCAAGGGCGTGGTGCAGGGCACCCCGATCGAGTCCGGCCCGACCGCCGACATCAAGCCGGGTAACAACCTGCCGCTGCGCAATATCCCGACCGGTACCACGATCCACAACGTGGAGCTGCGTCCGGGTGGTGGCGCCAAGCTGGCCCGTGCCGCCGGCATGAGCGTCCAGCTGCTCGGTAAGGAAGGCCCCTACGCCACGCTGCGTATGCCCTCCGGTGAGATCCGTCGCGTCGACGTGCGCTGCCGCGCCACCGTCGGCGAGGTCGGCAACGCCGAACAGTCGAACATCAACTGGGGTAAGGCCGGCCGTATGCGCTGGAAGGGTCGCCGCCCCACGGTCCGTGGTGTCGTCATGAACCCGGTCGACCACCCGCATGGTGGTGGTGAAGGCAAGACCTCCGGTGGTCGCCACCCGGTCTCGCCGTGGGGTCAGCCGGAAGGCCGTACCCGCAAGCCCAACCGTCCGAGCGACAAGCTCATCGTCCGCCGTCGCAAGACCGGCAAGAAGCGCTGA
- the rpsS gene encoding 30S ribosomal protein S19, whose product MPRSLKKGPFVDDHLLAKVDVQNEKGSKQVIKTWSRRSTIIPDFIGHTFAVHDGRKHVPVFVSESMVGHKLGEFAPTRTFKSHVKEDRKSKRR is encoded by the coding sequence ATGCCACGTAGCCTCAAGAAGGGCCCGTTCGTCGACGACCACCTCCTCGCGAAGGTGGACGTTCAGAACGAAAAGGGCAGCAAGCAGGTCATCAAGACCTGGTCCCGTCGTTCGACCATCATCCCCGATTTCATCGGCCACACCTTCGCCGTCCATGACGGCCGCAAGCATGTGCCGGTGTTCGTCTCGGAGTCCATGGTCGGCCACAAGCTGGGTGAGTTCGCGCCCACCAGGACGTTCAAGAGCCACGTCAAGGAAGACCGGAAGAGCAAGCGGCGATGA
- the rpmC gene encoding 50S ribosomal protein L29 yields the protein MATGTPAAELRELNEEELVARLRESKEELFNLRFQMATGQLDNNRRLRVVRHEIARIYTVMRERELGLASAPAGKGDAA from the coding sequence ATGGCTACCGGTACACCGGCCGCAGAGCTCCGCGAGCTCAACGAAGAGGAGCTCGTCGCCCGCCTGCGCGAGTCGAAGGAAGAGCTGTTCAATCTGCGCTTCCAGATGGCGACGGGTCAGTTGGACAACAACCGTCGCCTGCGCGTCGTGCGTCACGAGATCGCGCGCATCTACACGGTCATGCGTGAGCGCGAGCTCGGCCTGGCCTCGGCACCCGCTGGCAAGGGAGATGCGGCATGA